The sequence below is a genomic window from Luteimonas sp. MC1825.
TGCTGCTGGTAGCGCAGCATCTTCAGCGCCGGCTCGCCGAGCACGGTGAAATACAGGGCCGGCCGTTCCGGCGTGGCCATCGCGAACATCAGCTGGTGCGCGAGCGTGGTCTTGCCCGCGCCCGGCGATCCGGCGATGAGGTTGAAGGAGAATTCGGGGATGCCGCCGCCGAGGATGTCGTCGAGGCCTTTCACGCCGGTGGCCAGGCGTCGGATGGTGGCGATCTGGCTGTTCATCGGGCAGTGTCCTGTCGGGTGGTGCCGGCGGACGGGACGTCCCATATCGGCTGCAGCAAGCGCTCGGTGAGCGATGCGCCAATCAAGGTGACCAGCAGGCGGTCGAAGGTTTCAAAGAGGGTGGTGATTGCCGCGATCGCGTCGTCCACCGCGTGCTCGGACGCCACGCGGGCGAGCGAGGAGAAGACCGCCGGCTCGCCGTCCAGGCCTGACGCCTGCGCGAGCCAGAGGTGTTGCCTTGCGGCGAGGTGCAGGGCGCGTTCGTACAGCGCGGACATGCCGCGCTGGCCGATGATGGGCACAAGCGCGCGCGCCACGTCGGTCCACAGGGCCTCCGTGCGCGCCGCCAGGGCGTCCATGCCGCTGCCCTCGGCCGCGATGCGGCGAAGGACGCTGTCCACCTGGTGCACCTGGGGTTGCATCTACCGCCCGGAGTCCCGCGCATGCGGCTAGTTGCATCCTACGCTTTCGCGTCCGGCGGCGTGGATCGCGGCGTCTCGCGGGTCGCGCATGCCGGCCTACCCGGCCTCATCCTCCAGCACGCCGAGCAGCTGATGGATGCGATACGGCTTGGGCAGGAAGCGGGTGCCTTCCGGAATCGGAGGCAGCTGCGAACGCTGATAGCCGGACACCAGCACGAGCCTGGCCTGGGGCTGCACCTTGGCGGCCTCCGCGGCCACTTCGAGGCCCGAGACGCCGTGCGGCATGCTGACGTCGGTGATCACGTGGTCGAAGCGCGCGTCGCCGTTGAGCTCCGCGATCGCCTCAAGGCCATTGGACGCCGTGGTGACGTCATAGCCGAGGTCGGAAAGCGCATCGCAGATCAGGAAGCGGAGGTCGTCCTCGTCCTCGACGAGCAACAGGCGGGAAGAAGGCATCAAGGGTTCTCGCAGGCGGGCAGGTAAATGGCGACGGTGGTGCCGCCGCCAGGGGTGCTGGTCAATTCGGTGAAGCCACCGGACTGGGACGCGAAGCCGAACACCTGGCTCAATCCCAGGCCACTGCCGCGGCCGACGTCCTTGGTGGTGAAGAAGGGCTCGAACACACGCGACTGGTCATCCGGCGCGATGCCGCAGCCGTTGTCGCACACCTCCGTGCAGACGAACAGCCGCTCGTCCCCGGCCGGCTCCGCGGGCAGCCGTACGCGCCGGGCCGAGGTCGAAACGCGGATGCGCCCACCGCGGGGCATGGCATCCCGGCTGTTGCTCACCAGGTTGAGGATCGATGCTTCGAACTGTCCGCGGTCTATCTCCACCTTCGGCAGGCCAGGTGCCAGCTCGAAGCCGAGGTCCACAAGCTCGGTGGCGGCGCGCGCCAGGAGCTCGCGGTTGGCGACGAGCAGCGCGTTGATGTCGAGTGACTCGGCCACCAGCGCCTGGCCGCGCCCGAACGTCAGCAGTTGCCGGGTGAGCAGCACGCCGCGGTCCGCGGCGCGCATGGCCGTCTCCAGCACGCGCGTGGTCCTCGGGTCATCCGTGCGCCCGCCGATGACGTCCAGGCTGTTGATGACCACGGTCAGCAGGTTGTTGAAGTCGTGCGCCAGGCCGAGGGTGAGCAGGCCGATGGCCTCAAGCTTCTGCGACTGGTACAGCGCCTGCTGCGCAGCCTGCAGGCGTTGCTCGGACTCGAACCGTTCGCTGATGTCGCGGGTGATCTTGGCGAAGCCGATGAGCGCGTCGCCGCTCCAGATCGGATCGATCACCACGCTTGCCATGAAGTGCGTGCCATCACGTCGCACCCGCCAGCCGTCGGCGGAAAATCGCCCTTCCGCGGCCGCGGTGTGCAGGTTGCGTTGTGGCACGCCCGCGCGCGCTTCCTCCTCGGTGTAGAACCGGCTGAAGTGCGTGCCGATGACCTGTTCCGGCTGGTATCCCTTGATGCGGATGCCGCCGGGATTCCACGTGCGCACGTATCCCTCCGCGTCCAGCATGTAGATCGCGTAGTCGGTGACTGAATTCACCAGCAGTGCAAACTGGCGTGGCTCGTCGGCAAGGTCGACTGGCGGTGCTGGCATGAGGCTCGGCGGCATGGGTTCTCCCTGGACGCGTACATTAGTGGTCACCCCGTCAACGCCCCGTCACACCTGCGGGGTCGCGGGTCACGCGGTGTTGATCGCCATTGCCGGAAGGTGGAGCCACCTTTCGAATGGAGCTCCACATGACCCTGGTCCCCGCAGACACCCTGGTGGTCGTCGCCGACGGAGAAGGCGCGCGCGTATTCCGCAACCGCGGCGATGAGCGCGCGCCAGCGCTGCAGCAGTTCGACGTGATGGAACTGATGAACATGGACGACGACGGACCGTCCGGCAGCATGCCCAACGAGTCGACCGCCAGCCAGGTCGACGAGGCCACGTTCAGCAAGCAACTGGCCCTGGCCCTCAACGAGGGCGCGCTGAAACAGCAGTACGAGCACCTGGTGCTGATCGCGGATCCCACGACGCTCGGGCGCATCAGGCCGCTGCTCCACAAGGAAGTCCAGCAGCGCCTCATCGCCGAGATCGGCAAGACGCTCACCAATGCGCCGCTGGAAGACATCGAGCGCGCGCTGAAGGCGCAGTAAGGGGTCAGCGCGTGGCGTGGAGCCCGAAGGCGTGGCAGGTATCGAGCTCTGCCACGACATGCGCGGCATGGCGCAGCGCTCGCGTGCGCTGCTCGCGCCATTCGGGCAGCACGCTGCCGTCAGGGCCGATGCCGATGCCCGCTTCCCAGTAGGCGATGTGGGTCGCGCCTTCCACGCCACCGCCGAAGTGTTCGCCAACGCCGGCAGCCGCGTCCAGCGCGCGCTGCCAGCCGTTGCCGGTGGCGAGCGCGAGCAGCATGCCGGCGGCGCGGGCATCCAGGGGACGATAGGTGGCGACGCGCAGCCTGCCGTCGCTGCGCGGCGCGATCGCCGCGAGCAGTGACGCGCCGCGCTGCACGGTGATGATCGCGCGATCCAGGTCCACCGGGCCGAATTCGAGCCACCAGTTCTCTCGCGCCACGCTGCCCACGTCAGATGCGTCGGACGCTGCGAGCAGTTCGGCGAGCCGTGCCATCGCGGGTTCCAGGCGCTGGTGGTTGGCA
It includes:
- a CDS encoding host attachment family protein yields the protein MTLVPADTLVVVADGEGARVFRNRGDERAPALQQFDVMELMNMDDDGPSGSMPNESTASQVDEATFSKQLALALNEGALKQQYEHLVLIADPTTLGRIRPLLHKEVQQRLIAEIGKTLTNAPLEDIERALKAQ
- a CDS encoding PAS domain-containing sensor histidine kinase, yielding MPPSLMPAPPVDLADEPRQFALLVNSVTDYAIYMLDAEGYVRTWNPGGIRIKGYQPEQVIGTHFSRFYTEEEARAGVPQRNLHTAAAEGRFSADGWRVRRDGTHFMASVVIDPIWSGDALIGFAKITRDISERFESEQRLQAAQQALYQSQKLEAIGLLTLGLAHDFNNLLTVVINSLDVIGGRTDDPRTTRVLETAMRAADRGVLLTRQLLTFGRGQALVAESLDINALLVANRELLARAATELVDLGFELAPGLPKVEIDRGQFEASILNLVSNSRDAMPRGGRIRVSTSARRVRLPAEPAGDERLFVCTEVCDNGCGIAPDDQSRVFEPFFTTKDVGRGSGLGLSQVFGFASQSGGFTELTSTPGGGTTVAIYLPACENP
- a CDS encoding response regulator, giving the protein MPSSRLLLVEDEDDLRFLICDALSDLGYDVTTASNGLEAIAELNGDARFDHVITDVSMPHGVSGLEVAAEAAKVQPQARLVLVSGYQRSQLPPIPEGTRFLPKPYRIHQLLGVLEDEAG